In Streptomyces camelliae, the sequence GGCGGCGAAGGCGTCCTTCAGCGGCTCGGGGGTGTCCTCCTGCGCGTACGCCAGGCCGCCGTCGAGCTGGAAGATGGCGTCGTAGACCGCCGGGTTGCGCTCGGCGAAGTCGAGGTAGGCGCGGGCCAGGGCGGCGACCCGGGCGCGCGGGCCGTCCGCGGCGCAGGTCGCGGCCCGCACCGCCACGGCCAGCTCGGCCGCACCCTGGAGGGCGACGGCGCCGATGATCTCGCGTTTGCCGCGGAAGTGGCTGTAGAGGACGGGCTGGCTGTATTCGATGCGCTCGGCGAGCCGGCGGGTGGTGACCGCGTCCCAGCCCTGCTGCTCGGCGAGTTCGCGGGCTGTCGCCACGATGAGGCGTTCGCGCTCCGCTCGTTCGCGCTGCTTGCGTTCCTGTACCGACATGATTCGATCCTAGCACCGCTAGACAAGAGAGCGGCAGCAGTACTAGCGTTGCTTCATCAGCTAGCAACACTAGATGTCAGGGGGGCATCATGCTCAGCGCACTCCAGGTGGTCACCACCGTGGTCCTCGGTCTGATGGTGGGGGTGGAGTTCTCCGTCCTCTTCGTCCTCAACCCGATCCTCAACGCCCTCCCCGAGGACAGCGGCCAACTCGGCCACGCCCACGGAGGCCGGATGCTCGGCGCCGTGATGCCGGTCTGGTACATCGGCTCGCTCGTCCTCATCGTGGTCTGGGCCATCGCCGGCTGGCACCACCACGGCACCGGCCTCGTCGTCACCGCCGCCGCGCTGCTGATCCTCAGCGTGATCATGTCGCTCCTGGTGCTCGTCCCGATCAACAACCGGGGCAAGACGTGGACCCCCGAGAACCGGCCCGAGGACTGGAAGGAGCAGCTGAACCGCTGGGTCCGCTTCCACTACGTCCGCGTCGCCGTCATCATCGCCGCCTTCACCCTGCTCGTCGCCGCCCTCACCTGAGCCCGCGGGCTCATCGCCGCACTCGCCTGAGCCCGCGGGCTCATCTGCCCGGTCGTCATCCGCAACCGCTCGGCCGAGCGCCCGAAGTGCGGCACCGCCGCCTCCCTCTACCTCCAGGACCCGACACCAACACCCTCGAACTGCGCCGGTATTCCCAGGACGCGGGCGCCGGCGACACCCGCTGACCGACAGCGAGAGGAAGTACCGAAGATGGCCAAGCTGCAGACCCTGGACCCGAATACGCCGTTGTTCGCGCAGTTCAAGGAGAAGACAGGCCCCATCGTCCTGGCCAACACCTTCGTCGTTCCGAAGGAGAGGGCCGAAGCGTTCCTGGCCCTCTTTCACAGGCAGGCGGAGTTCATGAAGGCTCAGCCGGGATTCGTCTCCCTGCAGATGCACAAGGGAACGGCGGACAGCCACCTTCTGATGAACGTCGCGGTCTGGGAGTCGACCGAGGCGCTCGCCACGGCGTTCGGCAGCCCGGAGTTCCAGCGCATGGCTGCCGAGTCCCCCGACGACATCGTGTCGTACCCGCACATCTTCGAGCAGATCGACGTATGACACGGCAGTTGCAGCCGGGTGCGCGCCTCGATGACCTGGATCAAAGACCTCACCAGAGCGACTCATCGATCACGACCCGATACGCGCCCTAGGCAGCGCGAAAGGGAGTGGAGGCCGCTGCCGATTCAGACCAAGAGCGCGCCGACGCTGTCCCCTGGATGCCTCAACCATCCCTCACAGCAGGCAGGTTGAGGCATCTGGCGTGTCCAAAAGGGGCGCTCTTCGGCTCTGATCGTCCTCAGTACTGGCGCCTGCCCCGGAAGGCCCGGCGGACGAGGTGGATGATCAGCCAGACGACCAGGGCAACGAAGAGGATCACGAGGATCACGACGACCAGAAGGAAGATGCCGAGCTTCTTGAGGAAGCTCTTCTTCTTGGTCCTCGTCTTGCGGAGATGGACCGCCGACGCGCGATGTGCGGAAGCGGCCTGCCTGAAGCGGGTGCCGGCGACAGCGCCCGGAACCGCGGTGACGGAGCGTACGGTACCGGTGGTCGCCGCTGCCGTCCTGGTCACCGGGGCCTGCCGAGCGGCGGCCCCTGCGGCGGACGATGCGGCGGCGGCCGGTGTCACCGCCAGGCCGAGGCCCAGCAGCAGCGTGAGAAATACGGTTGCCGAGCGACCGTTACGGCCCGGTCGGCGTGTGATGGTCATTCATGTCCTCCCCGTGTCAGGTGCGGATGCGGTTGCCGCCTTGCGTAATGCCGCAACTATTGTCTGCGAGACAGTGCTTCCCCTCTCTGGAACCGGACGGTGTACTGATGCGATACCTGGTGCGCGACCGCATGCTGGCCTTCCACGAGGAGGCCTGGGTCGAGACGGAACACCGGGAGAAGTTGTTCAAGGTCAACCGCAAACTCCTGCGGCTGCGCACCACGTTCGACTTCGTCGGCACCGACGGCAATCAGGTGGCGAGCATCGTCAAGAAGGCGCTCACCTTCCACCACACCATCCTCGTCAAGCAGAACGGCGAGACCGTGGGCCGCATCAGCAAGCGGACGTTCCGGATCTTCGGCGACCGCTTCAAGGTGACCCTGCGCGGCGGGCGCCGACTGCGGATCGCGGGCAACCTCTGGGACCGCGAGTTCGACATCGCGGACGACAGCGGCACCCTGGCACACGTCTCGCGCCGCTGGTTCACCATCCGCGACGCCTACGCGGTCGACGTGATGAGCGAACCGGACTGGCTGCTCCTGATCATCCTCGCGGTGTGCGTGGACCACATCATCGAGGACCGCGAGGGGGAGCAGCTCACCAACCTCTGACGTGCGCACCTCGCTGACCGCACGGACATCCTGTGATCCATGCACATCCTGTGACCCACGCACATCTCTGACGCTCGTACGACGACGCGCCGTTGACACGGCGCCGGACCGGGGGAGAACCACCTCGCCATGATGGGCCATTCGCACGCCGTGAGCGGCGCCCTGCTGTTCGCCGGCACCGCTCCCTATCTGCCACCCGTGCTGCTGCACACGCATCTGTCGCCCCAGGAGATCCTCATGGGCACGGTGCTGTGCGCGGGCGCCGCACTGCTGCCGGACCTGGACCACCACGACGGCACGATCGCGAACTTCCTCGGTCCGGTCTCCCGGTGGCTGTGCCGGTTCGTCGCGTTCGTCTCCGGTGGCCATCGCCATGCCACCCACTCCCTGTTCTTCGTCGCCTTCATGACGGCCGGTACCTGGGCCGGAATCGCCTATCTCGGCAGGCCGTTCACCCTCGGCATGTGCTTCTTCCTGCTGGCGCTGGCCGTGCGAGCACTCAATCTCTGCCCGCCCGGGCACGGCTTCCATGCCTGGGGCACCATCGTGGCGCTGGCCGCCCTCGGCACCGCCGCCATCGACAAGTTCATCCCGTCCACGCCGGGCTGGCTGCCCTACCTGGTCGGCCTCGGCTGCCTGGCCCATCTTCTCGGCGACTCCCTCACCAAGCAGGGCGCGCCCTGGCTGTGGCCGCTGAAGACGCGCTACGAGCTCGTGCTGATCAAGAGCAGCGGCAACAAGCTGGAGACCGAGATACTGACGCCCCTGATGGGCGCCGGCACCATCGCCCTGCTCTGGCTGACCGTACTGTCACCGCACACCCTGAACTGAGACGGGCGGCCGAACACAAGCCACGTCACCGCCGCCGGGCCGGCCGACGGCCCGGCTGTCGGCCCCAGGTCGCCGTTGACTACTGGTTGGTGGGTCCGGTGGGTCCGTTGCTCCGATAAGGCTGTTGCTTCTCAGAGCCGATGCCGCGCAGTACCGGTACCGGTTAGGTGGTCGGCTGGGTGCGAATCACGAGCACGTCCTGATGGAGTTCCTCGTCTGCCCCGGGCAATCCGGCCCAGGTGGCGATCGCGGCAAGGAGGTTGAACGAGCGGCGGGGTGCACAGGTGACCTGGGGGAAGCCCTCTGGTCCGCGGGTGAGATAGGCGAGTGTCGCGCGGGCGGCGGCTTCGGCGTCGGCAGCGTGCTGTCCGGCCGCCACCGGCACAGGCTTACCGGTGGCGGAGACGAAGGCCTCGGTCAGCAGGAGACGGGCCTGCCCGGCGGTGAAGCGCTCTGGCTGGGTGGTCACGGCCGTTTGCGGAGCGAGCGCATGCAGGCGGGAGAGCATCCATGCGGTCTGCGCGATGCCGGTGGCCAGCGCTCCGGCGCCGGCACCGGCCGACCAAGCCCGGTTGCCTTCCCCCGTGCGGGCGCGCCCCAGCCACTGCCACTCATCACTATGCGGAGCCGGGACGGGGATGGCCATGGGCGCTTCCACGGCCAGGACCGCCCGCCCATCCTCATTCAGAGACCGGACCAGAGCCTGAACAGCACCCTCGGGATCGCTCCCGCAGGAGACCACGGGGCGCTCCGGCGAGTCGACGGCTGCCCAGGCGAAGTTGGACTGCTTCACCGACCCGATGTCCACGCCCACGACGCGCATGGGATCTGCTCCCCCTTCGACACCATCGGCGTGCCGGACGCCGGTCTCGTGGCGCCGGTTTCCAGCGCGCGGGCAGGATCATCTCACGCTGCTTCCTCTGAAACAGGCCTACGAAGAACTCCAGCCGGGCTCGCGGCGCCAGAAAAGGGCGGGGTTCATACTCCACACCGAATGTGGCTGTACAGGCGAGCCGGACCTCGTGCAGACGTTGACCGAGAGCCCTACGCGCTTCGTGAACGCCGGAGGAAGGGGACGACATGGCGCTGCGTTGGACTCTTCCCTACCCGGTCAGGCGAGTTGGTAGTCAGCATGCGGAATGCCCAGTGCCCACACCGACTCAAAGGCCTCGGCACACAGTTTGAGTTCCTGGGCGTCGGTGCTGACAGACGGCTCCAACCACTCACCCTCGCCATCGAAGTGGTTCACGAGCAACAGGGACGAGTCGAACAGCCAGAAGTCGTTGCCGGGCAGGGCAATACCGGTGGCTTTCCTGCGCGGCAGCCAGCGCACTTCCTCGCCTGCGGCTATGTTCAGGCCTTCGGTCACCTCGTGCTCGAACCGGATGTACGTGCTCACCGGCTCGGACACGATCCGGGCGCGGCGGACCTTCACTCCGCGGCTCGTGGCCTCGGACACCAGAGCGAGCCAGTCGGCCCACCTCTCGGCGGGGTCGATCGCGGCGCCAGCATTCCAGTCGATGTACGCCGGGTCCGACTTCATGTAGGAGTCCCGCATCTCCAGATGGACTGCCGATTCGCGGCAGCCGCGGAACAGTTCCTCAAACGTCGGAACCGTGGTCACGCTGTACCTCCAAGAAGAATTGCCAGAACTTGCACGATCACGTGACTACCCGGACGCCGAGGAGGACTCTGCCCAGTACTCGGGCGTCTGAATCAGTCGGTGCCCCCGATGGAGAGACTTCTCTGTCGATGACGATGAGGGCGCCGAAGGGCGTCTTGCCCTCGTCTTCGAGGGCGTGTCGGGACAGTTCGATGTTTCAGGATGCCCTCTGTGAGCCTCGGTATTGGTTCAGGAGTTCCTCGGCGTGGAGTGTCCATGGATGGTTCGGTCCGAGTACCATCGCTCGGCCTTCTGCAACTTCTTCTAGATGCGCGATTGCTTCAGCATTTTGACCAAGTGCGCGAAGGGTCGCACCAAGAGTTTGTCGAGCGTTCAATGCGATGGGGTGATCGGAGCCAAAACGTCGCGCAAACTTTGCGAAGGCGGAGCGAATGTACGGCAAGGCCTCTGTCGGTCGACCAGCGCGATTAAGTGTAAAAGCGCAGTTGAGTTCTGCGCCGAGCGTAACGGTGTGGTCTTCTCCGACCTCGCGGCGGCATTCCATGACCAAGCCCGGCCCTGCGTCTACGTCTGTCGGCTCCGTGGATACCTCTAGGATGTCCGATCGCGCGAGAAGTGCAACGGGGTCCGCGCGGCCGAGTGCTTGAGCGTATCCCTCTGCTGCTCGCCGAAACAGTGAGATGCCTTCCGGCCTTCGGTCAAGGATGACGAGTGGACTGGCCAGCCTTCTGCAAGCTGATAGCGTGTCCAGTGCTTCTGGGCCAAGTGT encodes:
- a CDS encoding TetR/AcrR family transcriptional regulator gives rise to the protein MSVQERKQRERAERERLIVATARELAEQQGWDAVTTRRLAERIEYSQPVLYSHFRGKREIIGAVALQGAAELAVAVRAATCAADGPRARVAALARAYLDFAERNPAVYDAIFQLDGGLAYAQEDTPEPLKDAFAALLESLGEVAGNGIDPGLFTEVFWASLHGLATLTRAGRLPPEYTDQRVELLVDRLAVL
- a CDS encoding DUF1772 domain-containing protein, which produces MLSALQVVTTVVLGLMVGVEFSVLFVLNPILNALPEDSGQLGHAHGGRMLGAVMPVWYIGSLVLIVVWAIAGWHHHGTGLVVTAAALLILSVIMSLLVLVPINNRGKTWTPENRPEDWKEQLNRWVRFHYVRVAVIIAAFTLLVAALT
- a CDS encoding antibiotic biosynthesis monooxygenase family protein, with product MAKLQTLDPNTPLFAQFKEKTGPIVLANTFVVPKERAEAFLALFHRQAEFMKAQPGFVSLQMHKGTADSHLLMNVAVWESTEALATAFGSPEFQRMAAESPDDIVSYPHIFEQIDV
- a CDS encoding LURP-one-related/scramblase family protein, translating into MRYLVRDRMLAFHEEAWVETEHREKLFKVNRKLLRLRTTFDFVGTDGNQVASIVKKALTFHHTILVKQNGETVGRISKRTFRIFGDRFKVTLRGGRRLRIAGNLWDREFDIADDSGTLAHVSRRWFTIRDAYAVDVMSEPDWLLLIILAVCVDHIIEDREGEQLTNL
- a CDS encoding metal-dependent hydrolase, with protein sequence MMGHSHAVSGALLFAGTAPYLPPVLLHTHLSPQEILMGTVLCAGAALLPDLDHHDGTIANFLGPVSRWLCRFVAFVSGGHRHATHSLFFVAFMTAGTWAGIAYLGRPFTLGMCFFLLALAVRALNLCPPGHGFHAWGTIVALAALGTAAIDKFIPSTPGWLPYLVGLGCLAHLLGDSLTKQGAPWLWPLKTRYELVLIKSSGNKLETEILTPLMGAGTIALLWLTVLSPHTLN
- a CDS encoding DUF6879 family protein, producing MTTVPTFEELFRGCRESAVHLEMRDSYMKSDPAYIDWNAGAAIDPAERWADWLALVSEATSRGVKVRRARIVSEPVSTYIRFEHEVTEGLNIAAGEEVRWLPRRKATGIALPGNDFWLFDSSLLLVNHFDGEGEWLEPSVSTDAQELKLCAEAFESVWALGIPHADYQLA